One genomic region from Amphiprion ocellaris isolate individual 3 ecotype Okinawa chromosome 20, ASM2253959v1, whole genome shotgun sequence encodes:
- the si:ch211-266g18.10 gene encoding titin isoform X29: MAEGAKPASATAAGGSNGAAAPQPGFLRSGALSLLNKLKVSVELLIALAALLSWVVVGVVMFDFVEYKAVPDIQQIITDPVKAVNDAVDEATSLLNKFQECAPDLSDPMSAATYAAEEISAAKDGVVRYFSDEEGTFYLSYIDPVVIGRRAFHSTNDFMCGVVGGCRDTLCTVVDSILDTIQEINKGKIDLSYIDPVVIGRGVFNVTNEFVCGVVGYIQGVLCSILDTILDVVKGVTDISFIDPVVIGRNTFGATNDFVNGIVGYIQSVLCTIIDSILEIVKGTTDISFIDPVVIGRNVFSVTNDFVSGIAGYIQDVLCVILDVILDTLKDIQQAVGFSPMSVLKTTADITKEQISMLVSYFSATLIGEEGIMPEVSLDPMKVVEDAVLEFTDKKDLFVAYMSSMLVGDQGEPAAPPVVNVVTEKDEAVAAPSDINLVRRKGEFLPPFEKVAEILHTAKDEAAPAAELSEDSKTEEEEEEKEEEEEEEEAEVPPEAASEADVQDAEEDEVKHVDLEEKESETPLEEEILDHDSKEEEKEEADKEEEEEIITEEAAEQLEKEEGEEQEEDKKEEEGEEDQGKTEEAVDEEDEEAQAADGVVEDKEEEEEIKTEDVLVEEEEEEVEEEIKTEDYLVEEEEEEVEEEIKTDDVLVEEEEEEEEEEIKTEDDLVEEEEEKEEEEIKTEDDLVEEEEEEEEEEIETEDALVEEEEEEEEETKTIDALVEEEEEEETKTEDALLEDEDEEEEEEAKPEEVLLEDEEKEKEEEETKTEEDLAEDEDEEKEEETKTEDVLLEDEDEEEEEEEDEEDDKTKTDKDLAEDVEKEEPKLEDLAEEEEEEEEEEEEEEEEQEEEEEVKSEEEDERVQQTIKITDDDARDQFEKTDEEDQDLEMDNEDEEEEEGEKLDYVEIKEDDKDAEEEPLVQQLDLKILASEKLHIDQIPESEEETLLPEHDEDEFADIVDDHDENNNNSESRKTEPKRKRKVHVPFEKLRRVGSRAPHKEEHLSKHEKVLKEAKERHAIKEVKDAIVKEEEPVKKALKEEEDAKKLPKEKKQVKKLLKEEKEIKKPSKEKKEVKKPAKEEEEVKKPLKEEKVKKQLKEEKEVKKPPKEHKEVRKHKRLSKKEEEVKERPKEEKEIKKPLRDKKEVKKPPREEKETKKPPKEEKEIKKPPKKEKEEKRPPKAAEVTKEEKKPPKEEKEEKKPIKEAKDKHKPENKEERALKKERDVKKPLKEEKEVKKSPKEEERPSKKEKEVRKLLKEEKEAKKPAKEDKEEEKPLKTEREEKIPSKKQKEVKKPPKEEKEVKKPPKEEKEVKKPQKEEKEPKKPTKDEKEPEKPTKDEKEPKKPTKEEKEIKKPQKEDKEVKKPLKKEKEEKETPKEKREVKKPSKEDKKEKKPIKEETEDEKPHKEAKIPTKDEKEVKKPHKEEKEVKKPPKEEKEGKKPLKDKEIEKLLKQVKEEKESPKDKKGVKQPSEDKKVKKPIKDEKEEKKPLEEKREMKKPSKEDKEEKKPLKEKKEVKKPSEEEKKPLKEKKEVKKPSEEEKKPLKEKKEVKKPSEEEKKPLKEKKEVKKPSEEEKKPLKEKKEVKKPSEEEKKPLKEKKEVKKPSEEEKKPLKEREVKTPPKEDKKEKEEKKPIKEAKKEAESKKEKISKDGKEPIKPSKQEKEIKTTTKEDKEPTKKRVTKTEAKPKKSAKRIKVVKKEVASVLKKEHLNVTKAAEEPKKSAKVLKFAKKQIAPALKKEHKNVTKAAEVPEVPKVTAKPEVTKKVAAPKEAKKEPKQKIKRKPVKPDIDAVKEKEKAAPKKKEAEVSELKPKPGQKDAAVTKEKAKRAPPKKEVPKKKAKAAPAKKEAAAPKEKVKPVILTKEQEGAPKNATLAKERVKIVPMKKVVKAPKKEVKAVSAKTKSAKIKTKPTPVVKEAEAPHKNVSLTKEKVKVVPLKKVPVTPKEKVKAAPTKKEAEVLKEKKAEPVTPKKAAKPTPAKKKKVPETPKEKVKPALTKKEAELLKEKKPEPVTPKKEAEVLKEKKAEPVTPKKEAEVLKEKVAEPVTPKKAPVSKAKPTPAKKKKEPAKIKTKPAPVVKEAEAPHKNVSLTKEKVKVVPLKKVPVTPKEKVKPPPTKKEAEVLKEKKAEPVTPKKEAKVLKEKKPEPVTPKKASVAKTKPAPVVKEAEAPHKNVSLSKERVKVVPLKKVPVTPKEKVKPAPTKKEAEVLKEKKAEPVTPKKAPVSKAKPAPAKKKKVPVTPKEKVEPAPTKKDAEVLKEKKAEPVIPKKAPVSKAKPAPAKKKKEVEAPKEKVKPVILTKEQEGAPKNATLAKERVKIVPMKKEVKVPKEKVKVSAKTKPAKIKTKPTPVVKEAEAPHKNISLTKEKVKVVPLKKVPVTLKEKVKPAPVKKEAEVLKEKKAEPVTPKKVPVTPKEKVKPAPTKKEAEIVKEKKAEPVTPKKAPVTKAKPAKKKKEVETPKEKAKPVILTKEQEGAPKNATLAKERVKIVPMKKVVKAPKEKVKVSAKIKPAKIKTKPAPVLKEAEVPQKNISLTKEKAKVVPLKKVPVTPKEKVKPAPTTKEAEVLKEKKAEPVTPKKAPVAKAKPAPAKKKKEVEAPKEKAKPAAVKKEAKPALAKKVEVAKEKPKPAQEKKAPSKKEAEIKKEKLKSLLKKEPKVTKEKVKPAVKKDILRKKIKPVHVKKEVEAPKEKDKPAAVKKAMLRKKTKAVPVRRVEKKAEKEEKAKEDRVLKEIQESAKKEKAATKKAAKEEKVKAEPSVSDSLLMEDELPYFQCFFVDEDEAQFPFYAFSPLQI, translated from the exons ggGCCAAACCTGCCTCTGCTACTGCAGCCGGTGGCTCCAATGGAGCAGCAGCACCACAGCCGGGCTTCCTCAGATCCGGAGCTCTGAGTCTCCTCAATAAGCTGAAGGTGTCCGTGGAGCTGCTGATCGCCCTGGCTGCTCTGCTCTCCTGGGTGGTCGTGGGTGTGGTGATGTTTGACTTTGTGGAGTACAAAGCAGTCCCTG ACATTCAGCAAATCATTACGGACCCTGTTAAAGCTGTAAACGATGCTGTGGATGAAGCCACCAGCCTGCTCAATAAGTTTCAAG AATGTGCACCTGATTTAAGTGACCCCATGTCTGCTGCCACTTATGCAGCTGAGGAAATATCAGCAGCAAAAGATGGAGTTGTTCGATACTTTTCAGATGAGGAAG GGACCTTCTACCTCAGCTACATCGACCCTGTTGTCATTGGTAGACGAGCTTTCCATTCAACTAATGACTTCATGTGTGGAGTGGTGGGCGGCTGCAGGGACACACTATGTACTGTTGTGGACTCTATATTAGATACCATACAGGAGATAAATAAAG GAAAAATTGATCTTAGCTACATAGACCCTGTGGTAATAGGCAGAGGTGTCTTCAATGTTACTAATGAGTTCGTGTGTGGAGTGGTGGGCTACATCCAGGGTGTGCTCTGTTCGATACTGGACACTATACTGGATGTAGTGAAAG gagtCACTGACATTAGCTTCATAGACCCAGTAGTAATCGGCAGGAATACCTTCGGCGCTACTAATGACTTTGTGAATGGAATAGTGGGCTACATCCAGAGCGTACTCTGTACCATCATAGACAGTATCCTGGAAATAGTTAAAG gaACAACTGACATTAGCTTCATTGACCCTGTGGTTATTGGCAGGAATGTCTTCAGTGTTACTAATGACTTTGTGAGTGGAATAGCAGGATACATCCAGGATGTGCTCTGTGTAATCTTGGATGTGATACTGGACACATTAAAAG ATATTCAGCAGGCAGTGGGATTCAGTCCCATGTCGGTTCTGAAGACAACTGCGGACATCACCAAAGAACAGATCAGCATGCTTGTGAGCTACTTCTCAGCAACACTGATTGGTGAAGAAG gaaTCATGCCTGAAGTGTCCCTCGACCCCATGAAGGTTGTTGAGGATGCAGTGCTGGAGTTCACAGACAAGAAAGATTTGTTTGTGGCTTATATGTCAAGCATGTTGGTTGGTGATCAAG gTGAACCTGCCGCCCCTCCAGTTGTAAATGTAGTAACTGAAAAAG ATGAAGCTGTCGCTGCCCCATCTGACATCAATTTGGTGAGAAGGAAAG GTGAATTTCTGCCTCCATTTGAAAAAG TTGCAGAGATCTTACACACTGCCAAAGATGAAGCTGCTCCTGCTGCAGAGTTAAGTGAAGACTCaaagacggaggaggaggaggaggagaaggaggaggaggaggaggaggaggaggctgaagTGCCACCTGAAGCCGCTAGTGAAGCAGATGTGCAGGATGCAGAGGAAGATGAGG TGAAACATGTCGACCTTGAAGAAAAAGAATCTGAAACTCCTCTGGAGGAGGAAATCCTTGATCATGACagcaaggaggaggagaaggaagaggctgataaagaggaagaagaggagattATAACAGAGGAAGCTGCAGAGCAGTTGGAGAAAGAGGAAGgcgaggaacaggaggaggacaaaaaagaagaggagggtgAAGAAGATCAAGGAAAGACAGAGGAGGCTGTGgatgaagaagatgaggagGCACAAGCAGCAGACGGGGTGGTAGaagacaaagaggaggaggaggagatcaaaactgaagatgttttggtagaagaagaggaggaggaagtggaggaggagatcAAAACTGAAGATTATTTggtagaagaagaggaggaggaagtggaggaggagatcaaaactgatgatgttttggtagaagaagaggaggaggaagaggaggaggagatcaaAACTGAAGATGATTTggtagaagaagaggaggagaaagaggaggaggagatcaaAACTGAAGATGATTTggtagaagaagaggaggaggaagaggaggaggagatcgaAACTGAAGATGCTTTggtagaagaagaggaggaggaagaggaggagaccaAAACAATAGATGCTTtggtagaagaggaggaggaggaggagaccaaaacagaagaTGCTTTGctagaagatgaagatgaggaggaggaggaggaggccaaaCCTGAAGAAGTTTTGTTAGAagatgaggagaaggagaaagaggaggaggagaccaaaacagaagaagacttggcagaagatgaagatgaggagaaggaggaggagaccaAAACTGAAGATGTTTTGTTAGAAGacgaagatgaggaggaggaggaggaggaggatgaggaagatgaTAAGACCAAAACTGACAAAGACTTGGCAGAAGATGTGGAGAAGGAGGAACCAAAACTTGAAGACCtagcagaagaagaggaggaggaggaggaggaagaggaggaggaggaggaagagcaagaggaggaggaggaggttaaGTCAGAAGAAGAGGATGAAAGAGTCCAacaaaccatcaaaattacTGACGATGATGCCAGAGATCAGTTCGAGAAAACTGATGAAGAAGATCAGGATCTAGAAATGGACaatgaggatgaagaggaggaggaaggagaaaaactGGACTATGTAGAGATCAAGGAGGATGATAAAGATGCAGAAGAAGAACCATTAGTCCAACAGCTTGATCTTAAAATTCTGGCATCAGAAAAGCTCCATATTGATCAGATACCTGAATCTGAAGAAGAAACTTTACTACCTGAACATGATGAAGACGAATTCGCTGACATTGTTGATGATCAcgatgaaaacaacaacaacagtgagAGCAGAAAGACTGAGCCTAAACGTAAGAGGAAGGTTCATGTTCCCTTTGAGAAGCTCAGACGAGTCGGATCCAGAGCGCCTCACAAAGAAGAACATCTCAGCAAACATGAGAAAG TTCTCAAAGAGGCAAAGGAAAGACATGCAATTAAAGAAGTTAAAGATGCCATTGTTAAAG AAGAGGAGCCAGTGAAGAAGGCTCtcaaagaagaggaagatgcGAAGAAGCTGcccaaagaaaagaaacaagtaAAGAAACTCCtcaaagaagagaaagaaataaagaaaccctctaaagaaaagaaagaggtgAAGAAACCAGccaaagaagaggaggaagtcaAGAAACCTCTCAAAGAAGAGAAGGTGAAGAAACAactcaaagaagaaaaagaagtcaAGAAACCACCTAAAGAGCACAAAGAAGTAAGGAAACATAAGAGACTTTctaaaaaagaggaagaagtgaAAGAACGAcccaaagaagaaaaagaaatcaagaaaCCTCTTAGAGACAAGAAAGAAGTGAAGAAGCCACctagagaagagaaagaaaccaAGAAACCTCctaaagaggagaaagaaattAAGAAACCTCCcaaaaaggagaaagaggagaagagacCTCCTAAAGCTGCAGAAGTGacgaaagaagagaagaaacctcctaaagaagagaaagaggagaagaaaccTATTAAAGAAGCTAAAGATAAAcataaacctgaaaataaagaGGAGAGGGCCCTTAAAAAGGAGAGGGATGTGAAGAAACCTCttaaagaagagaaagaggtAAAGAAATCTCccaaagaagaggagagaccatctaagaaggagaaagaagttAGGAAACTTCtcaaggaggaaaaagaagccAAGAAACCAGCCAAAGaagacaaggaggaggagaaacctctcaaaacagagagagaagagaagataccttctaaaaaacagaaagaagtgaAGAAACCACccaaagaagagaaagaagtcaAGAAACCACccaaagaagagaaagaagtcaAGAAACCtcaaaaagaagagaaagaaccCAAGAAACCTACCAAAGATGAGAAAGAACCCGAGAAACCTACCAAAGACGAAAAAGAACCCAAGAAACCTAccaaagaagagaaagaaatcaAGAAACCTCAAAAGGAAGATAAAGAAGTTAAGAAACctctgaaaaaagagaaagaagaaaaggaaactcccaaagaaaagagagaagtgAAGAAACCTtccaaagaagacaaaaaggagaagaaacctatcaaagaagagacagaagatGAGAAACCTCACAAAGAAGCCAAGATACCTACCAAAGATGAGAAAGAAGTAAAGAAACCTCacaaggaagagaaagaagttAAGAAACCTcccaaagaagaaaaagaaggaaagaaacctCTCAAAGATAAGGAAATTGAGAAACTCCTCAAACAAGTCAAAGAAGAAAAGGAATCTCCCAAAGACAAGAAAGGAGTGAAGCAACCTTCAGAagacaaaaaagtcaagaaacCTATCAAAGatgagaaagaagagaagaaacctcttgaagaaaagagagaaatgaaGAAACCTTCCAAAGAGgacaaagaggaaaagaaaccccttaaagaaaagaaggaagtaAAGAAAccttctgaagaagaaaagaaaccccttaaagaaaagaaggaagtgAAGAAGccttctgaagaagaaaagaaaccccttaaagaaaagaaggaagtgAAGAAAccttctgaagaagaaaagaaaccccttaaagaaaagaaggaagtgAAGAAGccttctgaagaagaaaagaaaccccttaaagaaaagaaggaagtgAAGAAAccttctgaagaagaaaagaaaccccttaaagaaaagaaggaagtgAAGAAACCTtctgaagaagagaagaaaccCCTTAAAGAAAGGGAGGTGAAGACACCTCCCAAAGAagataaaaaagagaaagaggagaagaaaccTATTAAAGAAGCCAAAAAAGAGGCAgaatcaaagaaagaaaagatttcAAAAGATGGAAAGGAACCAATAAAGCCTTCTAAACAAGAGAAAGAAATCAAGACAACTaccaaagaagacaaagaacCAACGAAGAAGAGAGTCACCAAGACAG AAGCTAAACCCAAAAAGTCTGCAAAGAGAATTAAAGTAGTCAAGAAGGAAGTTGCATCTGTCCTCAAGAAGGAGCATCTTAATGTTACCAAAGCAG CTGAAGAACCCAAGAAGTCTGCAAAGGTGCTTAAATTTGCTAAAAAGCAAATAGCTCCTGCCCTGAAAAAGGAACATAAGAATGTTACTAAAGCAG CAGAGGTTCCTGAAGTCCCAAAGGTGACAGCCAAACCAGAAGTGACAAAGAAAG TGGCAGCTCCCAAGGAGGCCAAGAAGGAACCAAAGCAAAAAATCAAACGTAAACCTGTAAAACCag ATATCGATGCAgtgaaggaaaaggaaaaagcagCCCCTAAAAAGAAAG aaGCTGAAGTTTCTGAACTAAAGCCCAAACCTGGTCAGAAAG atgCTGCAGTTACTAAAGAAAAAGCCAAGCGAGCTCCACCAAAGAAGG AAGTTccaaagaaaaaggccaaagCAGCTCCAGCAAAGAAAG AGGCTGCTGCTCCTAAAGAAAAGGTCAAACCAGTCATCTTGACCAAAG AACAAGAAGGTGCTCCCAAAAATGCCACTCTGGCCAAAGAGAGGGTCAAAATAGTGCCTATGAAGAAAG TGGTCAAGGcaccaaaaaaagaagtcaaagcTGTCTCTGCAAAGACAA aatctgcaaaaatcaagacaaaaccAACACCGGTAGTTAAAG agGCAGAAGCACCACACAAAAATGTGTCTCTAACAAAGGAGAAGGTGAAGGTGGTGCCACTGAAGAAAG TGCCTGTAACTCCGAAAGAAAAAGTCAAAGCAGCACCAACAAAAAAAG AAGCTGAAGTTCTCAAGGAGAAGAAGGCTGAGCCAGTGACTCCAAAGAAAG CGGCAAAACCAACACCTGCTAAAAAGAAGAAAG TGCCTGAAActccaaaagaaaaagtcaaaccAGCATTAACAAAAAAAG AAGCTGAACTTCTCAAGGAGAAGAAGCCTGAGCCAGTGACTCCCAAGAAAG AAGCTGAAGTTCTCAAGGAGAAGAAGGCTGAGCCAGTGACTCCCAAGAAAG AAGCTGAAGTTCTCAAGGAGAAGGTGGCTGAGCCAGTGACTCCCAAGAAAG CACCTGTTTCCAAGGCAAAACCAACACCTGCTAAAAAGAAGAAAG AACCTgcaaaaatcaagacaaaaccAGCACCAGTTGTTAAAG AGGCAGAAGCACCACACAAAAATGTGTCTCTAACCAAGGAGAAGGTGAAGGTGGTGCCACTAAAGAAAG TGCCTGTAActccaaaagaaaaagtcaaaccACCACCAACGAAAAAAG AAGCTGAAGTTCTCAAGGAGAAGAAGGCTGAGCCAGTGACTCCCAAGAAAg aaGCCAAAGTTCTTAAGGAGAAGAAGCCTGAGCCAGTGACTCCCAAGAAAG CATCTGTTGCTAAGACAAAACCAGCACCAGTTGTTAAAG aggCAGAAGCACCACACAAAAATGTGTCTCTAAGCAAGGAAAGGGTGAAGGTGGTGCCACTGAAGAAAG tgcCTGTAACTCCGAAAGAAAAAGTCAAACCAGCACCAACAAAGAAAG AAGCTGAAGTTCTCAAGGAGAAGAAGGCTGAGCCAGTGACTCCAAAGAAAG caCCTGTTTCTAAGGCAAAACCAGCACCTGCTAAAAAGAAGAAAG tGCCTGTGActccaaaagaaaaagttgaaCCAGCACCAACAAAAAAAG ATGCTGAAGTTCTCAAGGAGAAGAAGGCTGAGCCAGTGATTCCCAAGAAAG CACCTGTTTCTAAGGCAAAACCAGCACCTGCTAAAAAGAAGAAAG AAGTGGAGGCTCCTAAGGAAAAGGTCAAACCAGTCATCTTGACCAAAG AACAAGAAGGTGCTCCCAAAAATGCCACTCTGGCCAAAGAGAGGGTCAAAATAGTGCCTATGAAGAAAG aggtCAAGGTGCCAAAAGAGAAGGTCAAAGTCTCTGCAAAGACAA aACCTgcaaaaatcaagacaaaaccAACACCAGTAGTAAAAG aGGCAGAAGCACCACACAAAAATATCTCTCTAACCAAGGAGAAGGTGAAGGTGGTGCCACTGAAGAAAG tGCCTGTAACTCTGAAAGAAAAAGTCAAACCAGCACCAGTGAAAAAAG AAGCTGAAGTTCTCAAGGAGAAGAAGGCTGAGCCAGTGACTCCCAAGAAAG TGCCTGTAACTCcgaaagaaaaagtgaaaccaGCACCAACTAAAAAAG AAGCTGAAATTGTCAAGGAAAAGAAGGCTGAGCCAGTGACTCCCAAGAAAG CACCTGTTACAAAGGCAAAACctgctaaaaagaaaaaag aagtgGAGACTCCAAAAGAAAAGGCCAAACCAGTCATCTTGACCAAAG AACAAGAAGGTGCTCCCAAAAATGCCACTCTGGCCAAAGAAAGGGTCAAAATAGTGCCTATGAAGAAAG tgGTCAAAGCACCAAAAGAGAAAGTCAAAGTCTCTGCTAAGATAA AACCTgcaaaaatcaagacaaaaccAGCACCAGTGCTTAAAG AGGCAGAAGTACCACAGAAAAATATCTCTCTAACAAAGGAGAAGGCCAAAGTGGTGCCACTGAAGAAAG tGCCTGTAActccaaaagaaaaagtgaaaccaGCACCAACAACAAAAG AAGCTGAAGTTCTCAAGGAGAAGAAGGCTGAGCCAGTGACTCCCAAGAAAG CACCTGTTGCTAAGGCAAAACCAGCACCTGCTAAAAAGAAGAAAG AAGTGGAGGCTCCTAAAGAAAAGGCCAAACCTGCTGCAGTAAAGAAAG AGGCCAAGCCAGCCCTGGCCAAAAAAG TAGAGGTTGCAAAGGAGAAACCTAAACCAGCTCAAGAAAAGAAAg CTCCTTCtaaaaaagaagctgaaataaagaaggaaaagctcaaatCCCTCCTAAAGAAAG AGCCCAaagtaacaaaagaaaaagtcaaaccAGCTGttaaaaaag ACATTTTGAGGAAAAAGATCAAACCTGTCCACGTGAAGAAAG AAGTGGAGGCTCCTAAAGAAAAGGACAAACCTGCAGCAGTAAAGAAAG CCATGTTGAGGAAAAAGACCAAAGCAGTCCCTGTGAGGAGAG ttgagaagaaggcagaaaaggaggagaaagctAAAG AGGATCGAGTTCTTAAAGAGATACAGGAGTCTGCAAAGAAAG AAAAAGCTGCGACGAAGAAAGCTGCCAAGGAGGAGAAAGTTAAAG CAGAGCCTTCTGTATCAGACAGCCTTCTCATGGAGG